GGCGGCACGCACATGCCCAGAAAACTGACGATCGTGACGACGTAGTCGGTGATCGTGTACTGCCGGACCGCGCTGAACACGCCGACCGGGATCGCGATGAGCCACGTCATCAGGATGGTGCCGAGCGCGATGGCGACGGTGAGCAGCAACCGATCACCGATCATGTCGTTCACCGGCCAACCCGTCTCCATGCTCCGGCCGAGGTCGCCCTGCAGCAGCCCCGCATCGGCAGCATCGAAACTCGTGAACCATGTCAGCCCTACCCAACGGCAGTACCGCTGCCACACCGGGTCATCCAAGTGGTGCAAGCCCCGGAGCTCTTCAATCTGACGCTGTGCGGTCGGGTCGCCGCTGGCCTCGAGTTGGGCCAGCTGCGTGACGAGGAAGTTGCCGGGAGGGAGCTGAATGATCGTGTAAATCACCACCGACAAGACCGCGAGCGTCGGCACCATGATGAGCAGTCTTTTGCCGATGAACGGATAACGGATCGCCGCGTAGAGCAAGCCGATCAGGCCGATGCCGACGAATCCGCGGAGGACCCAGGAGGTGTCGTCGGCACTACCTGTCGGCGTCGATCCGGACGCGACGGCGACGTTGATTAGCGAGTCCCGCGCGGCGGCAATCGCGCCCGGGGTGTCGCGTCTCGACTCGAAGTACCACGTCTCCAACCCGGCGTTGCCCGGTGTGCCGAGGTAGACGCTGTCCACCGCCACCCGCGGGACGTTTCGCAAGTCGACATCGACCACCGCCGGCTGAGGCGGGGCCGTCGCGATGTTGATTGTCCAGAGATTCTCCGCAGCGATGGCGGCGATCTTGTTGAAGTGTTCAACGCGGGCCGCCGGATCAGATTCGGCCAATGCCTCGTCATAGAACCGCATTGCTTCACGGACCGGATGGCCGGTTGGCGGCTTGATGCCGACACCGTCCGCCTCACCGCGAAGCCCACCAGCCTCGTACCACTGGCCCCAGCCAACCGCCCAAAAGCTTGCCGTCCCGACCGGTACGAAGTGCCGCGGACTCAGTAAAGGCCGAAAGTCGCTCTCGCCGGTCCAGGCCATGAAGTCGCTGCTGCCTGCGTCCCGCCCCATCATGAAAAGTGCGCGGGCTCTTTCACGCGGGATCGCACGCACTCCGATCTTCGCCCAATCGTCCACGACGAACTGCACCGGTCCGGGACCCGTGAACGAGGTGTAGTCGATGAAGAATGTGAGCGTTCGACCGTCCAGCTGCCGCCACCCGTCGCCATCGCGGCGAACGAAACCGAGTTCATCCAACAGCTTTGCGGCACGAATCGGGTCGTGATCGGTAGACGCATTGCGCAGTTCATCGACGTCGAACCCGGCATCGACCGGCGGAGCAATCTGAGCCGGCTGGGCCTGACCCGCATACTCGGCGTCGACGATCCGGTCCCGGTCGATGGCCAACGACAACGCCTGTCGAAACTTCGCCTCGCCCAGCAACGCTGCCTTCGCCGCCGAGGCCGGATCGTCTTTCGACACGGCCCGGTTCAGATTCGGGTTAAGCACCCAGGCCGACCCCGCCCCACTGACCCAGGAGTACACCTGAAAACCGCCGGCCTCACGCTGGGTCATCAAGTCGGTGATCGTGTCGAACCGCAGATGCCGGGCCTGCATGCTTACTCGTCCGTTGCTCGCTGCGAGTGCCAGTAGTCCTCCGGAACGAACGTCGAACTGCACCCGATCCACATACGGCAACTGCCGACCCTCCATGTCGACCGCGAAGTAAAACGGATTGCGCACGAACACATGCGGCGCTCCGGTACTTGGCGAGCGATAGATCCACGGCCAGAGCCGCGGGTGATCGGGGTTGTCCCATCGTTTGAGCGATTTGTAGGTCGTGGCGGGACTGGGCTGGCGGGTCCGCTGCTGGGCACCGGCGATGGCCGTTTCGTCGCCGAGTGTCGGGTGAAACTGTCGAAGGTAATGGGCTGGTGATCCGAACAGGTCGTAGGCAAAGATGCTCGCCAATCGCTGCGGGAACAAGCCGTTGGGCTTGGCGAACGTGATGCGCAGTCGATACTCGTCGAGAGCCTCCAACGTCGCCGGCTCCCCGAGGTGCATCAGCCAGTCCGGCGGCTGGCCGATCACCGCCGGGTCGCCGACCTCGTGTTCCCACCAGTACATCGCGTCGGCCGTGGTGAACGGAGTCCCGTCCGACCAGCGGTGTCCGGGGCGCAGATGCAGGACGAAGGAGCGACCATCGTCGGAGACGTCCAACTTTCGGGCGAGGTGCGGAACGAGCGGGTCACCGGTCGGGCTGAACCGCATCGGCGTCGCCATGGACAGGCGGTTGCCAATGATGCCGACATCGCCCTCGCCTGTGGCCAACCGCAGCAACGTCCCGCCGTATTGGCCGATCCCATCCACGCCGCGCAACACCAATGGCGTCCGCGGCACGCGCTCCGTCAACGGTGGCAAGATCCCGTCGGACACCAACGGTTCCAGAAGAGAGGGTTCCTTCTCGGACAATGCAATGTCCGCCTCCACCACCAACACCCCCGGCTCGATCGATTCGACCGCTGGCAGCGCGGCAACACGCGCCCCAGACGAGCCCCATGCAAACAGAAACGAGAGCCCCCAGACCAACACCGCCACTCCGAGCACCGCCATGATCGGCGTAAGCATCAGTTTGAGCAGCGGCAAGACTCTGCGGAACATGAACGACCTCTAATCAAACCGGCCAACGTGTCGCCAGATCCTCCTCCGGCGCAACGACAACCTACCGCAGATCCGCCGCCTGTCGAGCTTTGTCATTGACAATAACGTTTTTTCATTTACATTTGTCGGATGGCCATTGCTCCGATGTGCATCGTCGCGATCCTTGCGGCGCAAAGCCTCGCCACACAGCCGACGACCGGCCCGGCGACCCGTCCCGACGAGGGATTTACGCCCATTCATCTCGACTTCGATGCCGACGCGTCATTGGAGTTGAATGCCGTCCAGGGCGGCGGTACGGCAAGGTACCACTTCTACGTTGAGGGCGGCCAGCGCTTCGACATGCCGGCGATGGGGCAGAGCGTCGAGCCACAACTCTCGACCGAACAGGCCGTAAGCGGGAACACCTCGCTCAAGCTCACCACCCTCGGCAGCAACGGCAAGGATCGCGACCGTGTCGAACTACGGCTCAAACACGGCAAAGGTGACCCCAATCTTGGTCGCGAACCATTCCGCTTTGGCCAGGACCGCTGGTATGGCTTGAAGATCTTCATTGACCCCAACAGTGCGCCGGCTCGGCCGGGTGGCCGGTGGGTTCATGTGCATCAACTCTGGCAGCCTCACAACGTTGAAACGGCTAGGTTGGCCGGCTGGGGCATCCCACTGGCGGTGGGTTTCAAGCCCGTCGCCGCTGACGAGGCCGTGAAGTTCCAGCTCGCGGCCGTGGCAAAGAGCGACGGCCGGCGCGAGCAGTTCACCCTCGGCAACCTCGAGCCGGGCAGGTGGCACGAACTGACCTTCAACGTCATGCTCTCGCACAGCCAGGACGACATCGACGGCCACTTCCGCGTCTGGCTCGACGGGCAGCAAACCGTCGACGCCACGGTCGACATCGGCAACGCCCCCGGCGTCGACGAGTCGATCGGTTTCGAGTCACTAGACGCGATGGATGTCCGCTTCGGCCTATACCGCAAGCAGCAGGCCGGCGACCAGACGCTCTACCTCGACGACGTCTGGTTCGATGACCACCCGCCACGACCCATGCCGACCAGCCGCCCGGCGACCGAGTGAATAGTTTTCAATGTTGTCATTGAC
The sequence above is drawn from the Planctomycetota bacterium genome and encodes:
- a CDS encoding ABC transporter substrate-binding protein, translated to MFRRVLPLLKLMLTPIMAVLGVAVLVWGLSFLFAWGSSGARVAALPAVESIEPGVLVVEADIALSEKEPSLLEPLVSDGILPPLTERVPRTPLVLRGVDGIGQYGGTLLRLATGEGDVGIIGNRLSMATPMRFSPTGDPLVPHLARKLDVSDDGRSFVLHLRPGHRWSDGTPFTTADAMYWWEHEVGDPAVIGQPPDWLMHLGEPATLEALDEYRLRITFAKPNGLFPQRLASIFAYDLFGSPAHYLRQFHPTLGDETAIAGAQQRTRQPSPATTYKSLKRWDNPDHPRLWPWIYRSPSTGAPHVFVRNPFYFAVDMEGRQLPYVDRVQFDVRSGGLLALAASNGRVSMQARHLRFDTITDLMTQREAGGFQVYSWVSGAGSAWVLNPNLNRAVSKDDPASAAKAALLGEAKFRQALSLAIDRDRIVDAEYAGQAQPAQIAPPVDAGFDVDELRNASTDHDPIRAAKLLDELGFVRRDGDGWRQLDGRTLTFFIDYTSFTGPGPVQFVVDDWAKIGVRAIPRERARALFMMGRDAGSSDFMAWTGESDFRPLLSPRHFVPVGTASFWAVGWGQWYEAGGLRGEADGVGIKPPTGHPVREAMRFYDEALAESDPAARVEHFNKIAAIAAENLWTINIATAPPQPAVVDVDLRNVPRVAVDSVYLGTPGNAGLETWYFESRRDTPGAIAAARDSLINVAVASGSTPTGSADDTSWVLRGFVGIGLIGLLYAAIRYPFIGKRLLIMVPTLAVLSVVIYTIIQLPPGNFLVTQLAQLEASGDPTAQRQIEELRGLHHLDDPVWQRYCRWVGLTWFTSFDAADAGLLQGDLGRSMETGWPVNDMIGDRLLLTVAIALGTILMTWLIAIPVGVFSAVRQYTITDYVVTIVSFLGMCVPPFLLALVLMALVGASGLFSAEYAAQPEWDAAKVWDLAKHIWIPIVVLGLGGTGGMIRVMRANMLDELKKPYVTTARAKGVRPTKLVWKYPLRLAINPFVSRVGVLFPQLISGGAIVAIVLSLPTIGPMLLGALLNQDTSLAGSLLMLLSLLGIVGTLVSDLLLLALDPRIRFDGGSR
- a CDS encoding heparin lyase I family protein, encoding MAIAPMCIVAILAAQSLATQPTTGPATRPDEGFTPIHLDFDADASLELNAVQGGGTARYHFYVEGGQRFDMPAMGQSVEPQLSTEQAVSGNTSLKLTTLGSNGKDRDRVELRLKHGKGDPNLGREPFRFGQDRWYGLKIFIDPNSAPARPGGRWVHVHQLWQPHNVETARLAGWGIPLAVGFKPVAADEAVKFQLAAVAKSDGRREQFTLGNLEPGRWHELTFNVMLSHSQDDIDGHFRVWLDGQQTVDATVDIGNAPGVDESIGFESLDAMDVRFGLYRKQQAGDQTLYLDDVWFDDHPPRPMPTSRPATE